Genomic segment of Drosophila takahashii strain IR98-3 E-12201 chromosome X, DtakHiC1v2, whole genome shotgun sequence:
GACTCACGTTGCCTGGGGCCAAGAATTTGGTCCTTTGCTGCTTGGCCGCCTCCATTCTGTGACAAATGAATTTGGGTCAAAAGttgtgcaaattaaaaaaaaaaaactgaaaaaaaaacagtgtcCTGTGGCGGATGTCAAAGTTCCTTCAAACAGGACCCAAAGATTCGTCTCGCCTTTGACTCGCCCGAGTGACATTCAACTGGTCCAAGTGCTGAACCGAATTGCAGTTTTATTTCCATTCACGTAGCTCCACACACGGAATGTTGTCCTTGCCCAAAAATAAGTGAGGAGAATTGTAGTCGACTAACTGTTACCTAGTATCTTGTTCTTGAAATGCATCAATAAATGGAATATCATATTTACATTCTTGAATTTATTATAGATTCCTAAATCATTCACCTTTACACTCGGTTGAAAAATGACaggaaatgtggtattcaaaaagaatGCAACACAAAATTTGCTTCGATCCTAGAACTGtacttaaaatacaaatatttaatttcattgaCCAAAAAATCAAGATAACCTTTTACCTTCCAAATCAAAGGGTATAAGAAGCCCATAAAAAAAGGGGACACCCAAACGTTACAAAAGATTTACACCATCCAAACCTCAACGCCATCTCCTCATCCGGTTTCGACGCCTCCTTCTGCTTGTGGGCAATACCATTACTTTTTCAGTTTGCTGGTTTGAGTAATGGATTAGATTTTTACTCACTTGTTTCGGGCTTCCTCGCTTCGCCATTCAAAGATAGTGTGTGTTCGTTTTTTATAGCCGCCCCAAAAAAGAGGATATCACGGCGTTGATGAAGGGATGCCAAGGAACAAACTTGAAAGAACTTACCTAAGAACTTTGTTTGTGATGGGTTTGAAAACGGGGCAAACTGGAAGCATCCCTCGATACGATTGAGAAGAATAAGTTTTGcgaacttgatttttatttcgaatCATCTATTAGGTCAATttgttcaaattaaaaaacttaagatatttatttcaatttgtttgctttaaatTATAGTTTTTTGATTTCATCAAAGTAGGTCTAGAATTTTAGGCCAATACTAAAAGGCTAAAAGTATTTGAGCCAGAACGTGTTTGGTGTGAGTAAGAGTAAAGCAAGTGTTTTATTATTGCGTTCGTAACTTCCCCGTGTTTTCGCTTGAAACCCATAGATTCCTTCGAGTAATCCTAAGTATTCCAAATAGTTGTGATCCCGAATTATGACGACAATGATCACCACTTTGATGGCGCGAACGGCGGCGGTCACGATGACGGTCTACATGACGAACCGCATGGGTGTTTGGGGCAAGACGGAGGAGACGGACAGGCTGCTGCAGCAGATCACCACGGGTCTCCAGCCGTTGGTCGGACTTTTGGGCCGCGTGCTGCGTTTCGAGCCGAGTGACCTCAGTGCAGGCGAACTGGCCAGGGAATACTACAATCAAGGTGTCAAGGGTACCTTCCAACTCATCCGCAACCTACCCAATTACTCGGAAGACCTGGCCGATGGGGCCAAGGTCGCCTGTCTGGAGCTGGTCGAAAAGGCCAAGGAGTTGCGCCACCAAGGCAATGGCTGGTGGAGTATTTCCATGGAAAAGTCCAAACTGGTGGATCCTCCTGCTGCCGGCGATGGACCATCATCCCACGAAGTTATTCTTATCGAGCGGCCGGGGGATGTAGATGGCTTTGCTGGCGATGGCAAAGTTGTCCTCAAACCGAGGACAAAGTGAGGGATTAGACACCAACAAAATctaattcttaaatttttatgtaAAGTACGAGTATTTATACCGGGATTGGAAACTCCCTAGCTTTAATACTCTGAAAGCGAAATTCTAAAAAGCATAGCGAGAGCAAAATATATTACCTTTGTTACGTTTTAAATTTACCATTGCCCTCGAAGGCGATTTAATTTAAGGgtgttctaaagaattcgcgtttttagGCATTCAGCAAGCAACAAGTTAGAAAATAAGTGAAGGTAAGCCAATTTTAACTCAAGTTAGATGCTATATAAGATGCTATTCCTAGAAGTCCATTTCAGTTAAAGGtatgctaaagaattcgcgtttttacGAATTCAGTAAACAATCTATTGGAATATAACTGAAAGTAAGCCAATTTTGGTAGTCGTAGCTACTATCCTCTTGTACTTCATCTTTGGCAGCTCCTACGCTCCCAGACACTCGGTAAACAGTGAGAACAGTCAACAGTCTATTAAAATGCCAGTCGAGCCGCATTGCCGACCAAAGTCAAGCCGTGCGAAAAAGGATTTTCCAACCCTCCAATCCTTCCGAAAAGGAAAACTGAAGCCAAGCGAACCAAACCAAATCAATCCAACCAAACAAACACCCAacccttttcccattttccatttcctttaTCCAGTTGTTCTGCGTGTTGCTTAACATGCGTTTTAATGTGACCCTTGCGGGCCCATAAAAATGGGGCTTTTTTACCTATGAAAATCCCCATCGGTGCAGGCCATCCTCTTAACCCTTCCTCTCGGGgacattgtttttgttttgatacccgttacttgtagatttaaggggttatatttagaaaaaaaaagcgagacaattttttttcaaggtTTCGTATAATTCTCAtaatattcttattattataatattctgATTTCGGTAAACACCTAGCTTACCCTAAATACATAAATCGAATTATTCTCCAGAAAactgaaatatatttcaaaataaaccCAAACGGCTTTTGGGTATGCAACATATTTCCTAGCATGACAGTTTCTTCGCTTGCCTCGATCGATTTTcgcttttattgttgaattGTAAACAGGTGGGTGGGTCATAAAAACGGGGGCTACAGGTGGAGGATATGGTCGTCCTGGAAGGGTAGTCTGTAAAATCCCTTCTTCAAGTGGAGTGAAATAAACTTTATGATCAGCTCCAGGCAATTGACACACCGAAAATGGGAAGTCAAAAACGGGCGATTGGAAAACTAGCTTCAGGTCTATttaacataaattttaataagtttgAGCTTATTtgcttacattttataaagagGGTTTagtaacaaattaagtttataaatttaattgcattttcttTAACTGAATTTACAAGTTTCAGTCGGTTAAAGTCTGGAATTTATTCCCCATCCACAAATTCTCTCTACCATCCAATATTTAAAGTATATCCATTGCATTGTTGTCCAAAGCATAATCCGCGTTGTAtctatttacatatttatctGCGTTCTGCGGGATTCATTTCCCTGCGACTCCTGATGGAGGATGCCGAAAAGGTTAGGATAGGGAGAGGACATCGAGGATATGGAGGATAAGAGGGCTACGTGCCGCGTCTTTTGGCTGACTCTTTAACCGCTTATGCCTTAGATTTATAGTCACggattttatttatgtcaCTTTTCCCATCCTCACCGCTGGCACCATTTTTCTTTGCGGTTTAGCATACAAAACGTCTGGTCCTTGGGTTTTCTTCGGGTCCCAGCCCTTTTATTCTGCCACATTCTATTCTATTTCCTTGCTGCTCTTCTAAACGTTGCATAAAATCAATTTCCTTAAGTTCAAGTCCTTGATGATGAGGTAAAAGTGTTGTAAGTTTATGCTGCTCTAAAGCGTGGGCTCTGAAGaggtgcactggaaaaaaacaaaCGGACGACAAAAGTCTAAGTGTTTTAGTCAATTGATACTgcataatgatttatattttatttaatattaaacgaGTATATAgaataaatcaattaatttgtaCATTCTTTGTAAATAGCATAATTATATGATTtacgttttattaaattctggCGATAGTTGAATTAAAGATAAAAGTGTTAGTTCTAAGCTTTTAACggttataatttaattaaagaggTGATTGAAAACCTTCTTAGCtttattttcgaatttatgtttttttcttcgatttttatgtcaagccGTTTTGGCCTGTGATTGAACCTCCCGTTTTTTTCGACCCCTATTTTATAGTTATTCATAGATAATTCATTTTCGCTCAGTGCGTGTGGAGTGTGAATGTGAATGTTAGTCAGTTCTTGGCGGTGTTGTCGGCACAGCTGGCGCTGAAGTTTACGGGGGTTTGGGGTTTCTGTTTTGGGGTTGGGGTTGGGTTTGTGGGGCTCGAGGGTTCCTGGGGCTCCTGGGTTGGTGGGGGGTGGCACATTTGGCGCCCAGCCGAGCGCTGTCTTGCATATTTAAGTTGGCCGAACTCCCCTTTGTCTCGGTGTTTGtgagaagggggaggggaCTAGCCAACCCCCCACCCCCACCCCATATCCGGTTGCTCCGATGTTTCCGTTTAGTTGCTTGCCCCACTACCTGAAAAGCCGGGGCTTCATTAGCAGTCACtcttggaatattttcataCATTCATTTGGCCACTGCATTCATTTCCGTTCACTTTCAATTCCGTTTATTAATGAACCGTCTTGATGCCGGGATCCGTTTGCCGGATCTGCCACACTTCGGTTTCATCCTGCTATCCAGCCTGAATACTTTGTGCTAATTTCcgtttaattgtttaatatgTTGTTTGCATTTTCTATTAGCCAAAGTTTCCGCCGTTCATTGTTCTggcaattattattttccgtcCTGCCACCTCGAGGAGTGACCTGTCTGTTGGCTAGAAGTGCAGACTCAAAGGATCTAATCGAGTTAATGGCCGAAATTAACGCAGAGCCTGTGAAGTCTCTCGAGTGCGGGTTTAGAAGTGGAGGTTTAAATAAGTGGGTCTTAAAGTTGAGTTTTGAACCCGGGGtgtttaaatggaatttgtaATTGAGATACTCCTATTTAGcaaaataaatgcattaaGATGATGGTCGGGATGAGTGATAAAAGGTATGGGGTTGGTAAAATGCATTtgcatattattattttccatatCTCTGATGCCTAGAGGTAATTCTGTTAACATGATAGAATAATTCTGATatgttataataatatttttactatttaaaagGCTATCTTAACAGAATTTTTCAGATACTATTAGGAAGAACGTAAGCCACAATAAAttagattaaaattttcacaaattaaactttactcaaaactaatttatttttaatgataatCATAAAATGTCCTGCCTGTCCTAACAAAAGTTTAATGAAATTCGAAAGGCATGTCatcagattaaatatttttcaacttcaaagaaaataatcttaattatttttgatgataataataaaatatttaaatattatttccaaGGTTGTCTTAacagaatttaaatataatttcagaAAACAAGTCTTCagattaaatagtttttattaaacTATTATATACAGATTTAACTTTACccaaaataaactaatttattttgatgatataatataataataaaattattatttccaaGCCTAATTTCGGAATACAAATCatcagattaaatatttttcctaagACTATTATCACAAATAAAACTTTacccaaaactaaactaattgATTTTTGGGATTAAACTTGATGAATTTGAAAATACTTAACTTTTTCCCCCAGATCCCATGGGAGTTGGGCTCCCCACTGGCAGCTGTTGTTTAACCAACTCCCGTGTGGCATTGGGTCTTAGCCACAGTTAAGACTTCATTTACATACAAGCCATTCACTCACTCCCCGgccaatttaaatcattttaatggcCCAGAAGCGAAGGCAGCCCAGCTAATTCCCGTACAACTCCTAAGCCCAACGAAATCCCAGTGCCATAAATGTGGCGCTGGATTAGCGCAGTCGGGAAATTTTGGTGGAAAATGTTGTGGGGACTGTGTGTCTCAGCTGGCTGAAAAAGTTGGCGGAGAAAGATGTTCTAAGACGACAGGAGACAGAAGAGAAAGCCGCAGCCTCCAACTTGGAATCTCCAGTCCTCACTTTCAATTATTCGCTTTCGCTGCTCTTGTTTCGGTTCTCAGCTCTTTTTTCCCCCTGGTTCTTGTTCCTTGGCAGTCGTAATAGAATAAAGTTTGCACCATGGGAATTTCAACTGTTGTTTTTCACCATTTCCCACCTGACCGGCTCCCCATGTTCAAATTTTATCCCGAATCCCCTTTCCCCCATCCATGGCCATCGCAAAACATGGCATCTCCACCCACGGAGACTGAGGACATAAAAAGTACATAGATCTCTTGTTGCGAACTTGTAATCCACTCAGCCCCTTACCTTTTCCCCCGCTGCCTTCTGTTTTAAGTGTGTAATACTTGTCGGTGcatgaataacaaaaaattccaactgactaaagaaaaattaaaaaaaaaagtggattTATATCTATTAACttgcaaatgaaaaattaaaatttgagtcaAAGTCAAAATTATCTAACATAtacttaccattttttttacattattgAATGATACTCAGTTGGTTTAAGGGTTTCCTGAGGAGGAGATAATGAAAAACAAGTAAGTATGTAAATtatcaaattattttgtttccaATCCTTAAAATAAGTGTTATAATTGACTTTAATAagtttctt
This window contains:
- the LOC108060860 gene encoding MICOS complex subunit MIC13 homolog QIL1; this encodes MTTMITTLMARTAAVTMTVYMTNRMGVWGKTEETDRLLQQITTGLQPLVGLLGRVLRFEPSDLSAGELAREYYNQGVKGTFQLIRNLPNYSEDLADGAKVACLELVEKAKELRHQGNGWWSISMEKSKLVDPPAAGDGPSSHEVILIERPGDVDGFAGDGKVVLKPRTK